A window from Pseudooceanicola algae encodes these proteins:
- the pstC gene encoding phosphate ABC transporter permease subunit PstC: protein MPATWIFLIVLALAVIGFVLGRRRALASAGGDSRFLHSLPSYYGTNVALFVTVPALIVLGVWLIAQPTVVERSTQHMIPETAYETSGALSLMMSDVRRVAFGLEMALSRDAVSPEELEALDADATDIRAILASVGIAVGSDITPVTLEAAKRFRSLNDTANLLRSIVVLLLAAGGLVLALSRTDKDYRARNSVEKVMLALLILAASLAILTTVGIVFSLLANTIQFFRLYSAWDFFFGTTWAPSFGGGSELGILPLLWGTFYISLIALAVSVPIGLFAAIYLSEYASRPVRSFAKPLIELLAGIPTIVYGMFALLTVGPLLLDAFGPGTVGWMSGGTAVMTAGLVMGIMLIPFVSSLSDDIINAVPQSMRDGSYGLGATRSETIRQVVIPAALPGIVGAVLLAASRAIGETMIVVLGAGAAARLSMNPFEAMTTVTAKIVSQLTGDADFASPEALVAFALGMTLFVITLGLNVFALWIVRKYREQYE from the coding sequence ATGCCGGCTACCTGGATTTTTCTGATCGTCCTGGCGCTTGCCGTCATCGGCTTCGTCCTGGGACGCCGCCGCGCCCTGGCGTCGGCCGGTGGAGACAGTCGTTTTCTTCACTCCCTTCCTTCTTATTACGGGACCAATGTCGCGCTTTTCGTGACCGTCCCGGCGCTGATCGTTCTCGGGGTCTGGCTGATTGCCCAGCCGACGGTCGTTGAACGCAGCACCCAACACATGATCCCGGAAACGGCCTATGAGACATCCGGCGCGTTGAGCCTGATGATGTCCGATGTACGCCGTGTCGCCTTCGGTCTTGAAATGGCGCTGTCCCGTGACGCGGTCAGCCCCGAGGAGCTTGAGGCGCTGGATGCGGATGCCACCGATATTCGCGCCATCCTGGCCTCGGTCGGAATCGCCGTCGGTTCCGACATTACGCCGGTGACGCTGGAAGCCGCCAAGCGGTTCCGCAGCCTGAACGACACCGCCAACCTGCTCCGCAGCATCGTCGTGTTGCTTTTGGCCGCAGGTGGTCTGGTGCTGGCCCTGAGCCGGACCGACAAGGATTACCGTGCCCGCAACTCCGTCGAAAAGGTGATGCTGGCGCTGCTGATCCTGGCGGCCTCGCTCGCCATCCTGACCACGGTCGGCATCGTCTTTTCCCTGCTGGCGAACACGATCCAGTTCTTCCGGCTCTATTCCGCCTGGGATTTCTTCTTCGGCACGACCTGGGCGCCATCCTTCGGCGGGGGATCCGAACTGGGCATCCTGCCGCTGCTTTGGGGCACCTTCTACATCTCGCTGATCGCGCTGGCGGTGTCGGTCCCGATCGGGCTGTTCGCGGCGATCTACCTGTCGGAGTATGCCTCGCGCCCCGTACGCAGCTTTGCCAAGCCATTGATCGAACTGCTGGCGGGTATCCCGACCATTGTCTACGGGATGTTCGCACTGCTGACCGTCGGCCCGCTGCTGCTGGACGCCTTCGGGCCCGGCACCGTCGGTTGGATGTCGGGTGGCACCGCCGTCATGACCGCCGGCCTGGTCATGGGGATCATGCTGATCCCCTTCGTCAGTTCGCTGTCCGATGACATCATCAACGCCGTGCCGCAATCCATGCGCGACGGCTCCTACGGGCTGGGCGCCACCCGGTCCGAGACCATCCGCCAGGTCGTCATCCCGGCCGCGTTGCCGGGGATCGTCGGCGCTGTGCTGCTGGCCGCGTCGCGCGCCATCGGCGAAACCATGATCGTGGTTCTGGGGGCAGGGGCCGCGGCACGGCTCAGCATGAACCCCTTCGAAGCCATGACGACCGTCACCGCCAAGATCGTCAGCCAGTTGACCGGGGATGCGGATTTCGCCAGCCCCGAGGCACTGGTTGCCTTCGCGCTCGGCATGACGCTCTTTGTCATCACCCTCGGCCTCAACGTCTTCGCGCTCTGGATCGTGCGCAAATACCGGGAGCAATACGAATGA
- a CDS encoding substrate-binding domain-containing protein: protein MSIMKLTASALAVAAVSATAAAARDQIQVAGSSTVLPYASIVAEAFGENFEFPTPVVESGGSSAGLKRFCEGVGENTIDIANASRGIREKEIAACADAGVTDIIEVRIGYDGIVFASQLNGPEFTAFEPSDWFNALAAEIPMDGEMVTNPNMTWDEVNADLPSEEIMAFIPGTKHGTREVFEEKVLLQGCEDTGAMAAMAELGMDEDAVEHACMAVRTDGKSVDIDGDYTETLARIDSNPHGLGVFGLAFYENNTDKLKVATMTGVEPSTETIASGEYPVSRPLYFYIKKAHLGVIPGLKEFSEFFVSDDIAGPSGPLSAYGLVSDPELADTQSMVADEETMGSNM, encoded by the coding sequence ATGTCCATCATGAAACTGACCGCATCTGCTCTCGCCGTTGCCGCAGTCTCTGCCACTGCCGCTGCCGCCCGCGACCAGATCCAGGTTGCAGGGTCCTCCACCGTTCTACCCTACGCCTCGATCGTGGCCGAAGCCTTCGGCGAAAACTTCGAATTCCCGACCCCGGTCGTGGAATCCGGTGGATCCTCCGCCGGCCTCAAGCGTTTCTGCGAAGGTGTTGGCGAAAACACCATCGACATCGCGAACGCCTCGCGCGGCATCCGCGAAAAGGAAATCGCGGCCTGTGCCGACGCCGGCGTGACCGACATCATCGAAGTCCGCATCGGCTATGACGGCATCGTCTTTGCCTCGCAGCTGAACGGCCCGGAATTCACCGCCTTCGAGCCTTCCGACTGGTTCAACGCCCTGGCGGCCGAGATCCCCATGGACGGCGAAATGGTCACCAACCCCAACATGACCTGGGACGAAGTGAACGCCGATCTGCCGAGCGAAGAGATCATGGCCTTCATCCCCGGCACCAAGCACGGCACCCGTGAAGTCTTTGAAGAAAAAGTCCTGCTGCAGGGCTGCGAAGACACCGGCGCCATGGCAGCCATGGCCGAGCTGGGCATGGACGAAGATGCTGTCGAGCACGCTTGCATGGCGGTCCGCACCGACGGCAAGTCGGTCGACATCGACGGCGACTACACCGAGACCCTGGCCCGCATCGACTCCAACCCGCATGGTCTGGGTGTCTTCGGTCTGGCGTTCTACGAGAACAACACCGACAAGCTGAAGGTCGCCACCATGACCGGCGTCGAACCTTCGACCGAAACCATCGCCTCGGGCGAATACCCGGTGTCGCGTCCGCTGTACTTCTACATCAAGAAGGCACACCTGGGCGTCATCCCCGGCCTGAAAGAGTTCTCCGAGTTCTTCGTTTCCGATGACATCGCAGGCCCCTCCGGCCCGCTGTCCGCCTATGGACTGGTGTCCGACCCCGAGCTGGCCGATACCCAGTCGATGGTTGCCGACGAAGAAACCATGGGTTCGAACATGTAA
- a CDS encoding ATP-binding protein, producing MTDTSITALLSAIPLPAMLVGRGERIIAANARTGSLFGPSITGRHFITVIRQPAVLDAVEACLRDRQPQQTRYLVTRQGVETSYEVTCSYVDSVVGQGVVVCFQDISLLEKAEIMRRDFVANVSHELRTPLTALLGFIETLRGPARNDEAARDRFLEIMANEGGRMERLVKDLLSLSQVEGDARMRPTERVEMFGLIQSVRNALTPLARDARVQVNLRCDQDEVFVQGDPDQLRQVLTNLVENAIKYGGAGEVDITLSGPAEMENLRGPGISLTVTDHGPGIDELHLPRLTERFYRVDSHRSREMGGTGLGLAIVKHIVNRHRGRMRIASTLGEGTSIRIILPAA from the coding sequence ATGACTGATACGTCCATCACTGCGCTTCTGAGCGCCATTCCCCTGCCGGCCATGCTTGTCGGGCGCGGAGAGCGCATCATCGCCGCCAACGCCCGGACCGGGTCGCTGTTCGGGCCTTCGATCACGGGGCGGCATTTCATCACCGTCATCCGCCAGCCGGCCGTGCTGGACGCGGTCGAGGCCTGCCTGCGGGATCGCCAGCCCCAGCAGACCCGCTACCTGGTGACGCGGCAGGGCGTGGAAACCAGTTACGAGGTGACCTGTTCCTACGTCGATTCCGTGGTCGGGCAGGGGGTGGTCGTCTGTTTTCAGGACATCAGCCTGCTGGAAAAGGCCGAAATCATGCGCCGCGATTTCGTCGCCAATGTCAGCCATGAATTGCGCACCCCCCTGACCGCGCTGCTGGGGTTCATCGAGACCCTGCGCGGGCCGGCTCGCAACGACGAGGCCGCGCGTGACAGGTTTCTTGAGATCATGGCCAACGAGGGCGGGCGGATGGAACGTCTGGTCAAGGACCTGCTTTCGCTGAGCCAGGTCGAGGGCGATGCCCGAATGCGGCCTACCGAACGGGTCGAGATGTTCGGCCTGATCCAATCGGTGCGCAATGCGCTGACACCGCTGGCACGCGACGCCCGGGTGCAGGTGAACCTGCGCTGCGATCAGGACGAGGTATTCGTCCAGGGCGACCCGGATCAACTGCGCCAGGTGCTGACCAATCTGGTCGAGAACGCGATCAAGTATGGCGGCGCGGGCGAGGTCGACATCACCCTGTCCGGCCCGGCCGAGATGGAGAATCTGCGCGGTCCCGGGATCTCGCTCACGGTCACGGACCACGGTCCCGGCATCGACGAACTGCACCTACCGCGATTGACCGAACGCTTCTACCGGGTGGATTCGCACCGCTCGCGCGAAATGGGCGGAACCGGGCTTGGCCTGGCCATCGTCAAGCATATCGTCAACCGCCACCGGGGCCGGATGCGGATTGCCTCGACGTTAGGCGAGGGGACCTCGATCCGGATCATCCTGCCCGCCGCCTGA
- a CDS encoding gamma carbonic anhydrase family protein: MTLYSLDGQAPQTPENGDFWIAPDANVIGRVVIGSAASVWFGCTLRGDNEVIEIGAGSNVQENCVLHTDMGFPLRIGRDCTIGHKAMLHGCTIGENSLIGMGATVLNGAIIGRNCLIGAGALVTEGKEIPDNSMVLGSPGKVVRSLGADWEQKLQASALHYQQNMRRFRDGLTAI, encoded by the coding sequence ATGACGCTTTATTCGCTCGACGGCCAGGCCCCGCAAACGCCCGAGAACGGCGATTTCTGGATCGCGCCGGATGCCAATGTCATCGGCCGGGTGGTGATTGGCAGCGCGGCGTCGGTCTGGTTCGGTTGTACCCTGCGCGGAGACAACGAGGTGATCGAGATCGGCGCGGGCAGCAATGTGCAGGAGAACTGCGTGCTGCATACCGACATGGGCTTTCCCCTTCGGATCGGGCGCGATTGCACCATCGGGCACAAGGCCATGCTGCACGGCTGCACCATCGGCGAGAACTCCTTGATCGGCATGGGCGCCACGGTGCTGAATGGCGCAATTATCGGACGCAATTGCCTGATCGGGGCCGGCGCCCTGGTGACCGAAGGCAAGGAAATCCCTGATAATTCCATGGTGCTCGGATCGCCCGGCAAGGTGGTGCGCAGCCTCGGGGCGGACTGGGAACAGAAACTGCAGGCCTCGGCGCTGCATTACCAGCAGAACATGCGACGGTTCCGCGACGGGTTGACGGCGATCTGA
- the gmk gene encoding guanylate kinase produces the protein MSIRRGLLIILSSPSGAGKSTLSKRLLAWDPDIRFSVSATTRAPRAGEVHGREYYFHSREDFDDLVARDQMLEHATVFGNSYGSPRGPVEQAIDGGTDLLFDIDWQGGQQIRTSALGKHVLSIFILPPSMIELERRLISRDQDSAEVIASRMAQSLDEISHWPEYDYVLVNEDLEATEEKLRTIICAERLRLSQQPGIVELVRGLNTEFGDRT, from the coding sequence ATGAGCATTCGGCGCGGTCTGTTGATTATCCTGTCGTCGCCTTCCGGGGCGGGGAAATCGACTCTTTCCAAGCGGCTGCTGGCCTGGGACCCGGATATCCGGTTCTCGGTCTCTGCCACGACCCGGGCGCCCCGGGCCGGTGAAGTCCACGGACGGGAATACTATTTCCACAGCCGGGAAGATTTCGACGACCTGGTTGCCCGAGACCAGATGCTGGAACATGCCACGGTATTCGGCAATTCCTACGGCTCGCCCCGCGGTCCGGTCGAGCAGGCGATCGACGGCGGCACGGACCTTTTGTTCGACATCGACTGGCAGGGCGGTCAGCAGATCCGGACCTCGGCTCTGGGCAAGCATGTTTTGTCGATCTTCATCCTGCCACCTTCGATGATCGAACTGGAACGCCGCCTGATCAGCCGCGATCAGGACAGCGCCGAGGTGATCGCCAGCCGCATGGCGCAAAGCCTGGACGAGATCAGTCATTGGCCCGAATACGACTACGTGCTGGTCAACGAGGATCTCGAAGCCACGGAAGAAAAGCTGCGCACGATCATCTGCGCGGAACGACTGCGCCTGTCGCAACAGCCGGGCATCGTCGAACTGGTGCGTGGGCTGAACACCGAATTCGGAGACCGCACATGA
- a CDS encoding YicC/YloC family endoribonuclease, with translation MARSMTAFSTAQGQAGSFHWTWEIRSVNAKGLDLRLRVPDWIAGLEAGLRKRLGQGETGPARGNVTLNLRVSRDEAATALTLNSAQLSAVLEALADVEKAAAVRGLTLAPSRAADLLPLRGVLDTVAAEVDSSGLLGDLLADFDPVLADFMEMRDREGAAIAEVLLAQLARIEALIAEAERAAKARAPKTADAIRIALNRVLETLPGQDPQRIAQELAIIAIKSDVTEELDRLGVHVVAARELLAETGPIGRKLDFLSQEFNREANTLCAKSQDSALSAAGLEMKAVIDQMREQVQNIE, from the coding sequence ATGGCACGATCGATGACGGCCTTTTCCACCGCACAGGGCCAGGCGGGCAGCTTTCACTGGACCTGGGAGATTCGGTCGGTCAACGCCAAGGGGCTGGATCTGCGTCTGCGTGTGCCCGACTGGATTGCCGGGCTGGAAGCCGGTTTGCGCAAACGTCTCGGACAGGGAGAAACCGGACCGGCGCGGGGCAATGTGACGCTGAACCTGCGCGTGAGCCGCGACGAGGCCGCCACTGCCCTGACGCTGAATTCCGCGCAGCTCTCTGCGGTTCTGGAGGCGTTGGCGGACGTTGAAAAGGCCGCAGCGGTGCGCGGGCTGACCCTTGCGCCGTCGCGGGCCGCAGATCTGCTGCCCCTGCGCGGCGTTCTGGACACCGTCGCGGCCGAGGTCGACAGCTCGGGCCTTCTGGGTGACCTTCTGGCTGATTTCGACCCCGTGCTGGCCGATTTCATGGAGATGCGTGACCGCGAAGGCGCCGCGATTGCCGAGGTCCTTCTGGCGCAACTGGCCCGCATCGAGGCCCTGATCGCCGAGGCCGAGCGCGCCGCCAAGGCCCGCGCCCCGAAAACGGCCGACGCGATCCGCATCGCCCTGAACCGCGTTCTCGAAACCTTGCCGGGGCAGGACCCGCAACGGATTGCGCAGGAGCTGGCGATCATTGCCATCAAGTCCGACGTGACCGAAGAGCTGGACCGCCTGGGCGTCCATGTCGTGGCGGCGCGTGAACTGCTGGCGGAAACAGGGCCCATCGGGCGCAAGCTCGATTTCCTGAGTCAGGAGTTCAACCGTGAAGCCAATACACTTTGCGCGAAATCCCAGGACAGCGCGTTGAGTGCGGCGGGTCTGGAAATGAAGGCGGTGATCGACCAGATGCGCGAGCAGGTGCAGAACATCGAATAG